In the genome of Mixta calida, the window TTGCCTGTGACATTCTGCCTATGGATCCTATCGTTGGTGTCGATTTCCTTCAGGGCGATTTTCGTGAAGAATCGGTAGTGAAGGCGCTGCTGGAACGCGTCGGCGAAGAGAAAGTTCAGGTTGTCATGTCCGATATGGCGCCCAACATGAGCGGCACCCCCGCTGTGGATATTCCCCGGTCGATGTATCTGGTTGAGCTGGCGCTGGAAATGTGTCGCGATATTCTGGCACCCGGTGGCAGCTTTGTAGTGAAAGTATTTCAGGGAGATGGCTTCGATGAATACCTGCGGGAAATTCGCTCCCTGTTTACGAAAGTGAAAATTCGTAAGCCGGACGCTTCGCGGTCACGTTCACGCGAAGTGTACATTGTAGCGACAGGGCGCAAACTATAGTACCCTACGCTGTCTGTTAACACAGTTGTAATATGAGGTTAATCCCTTGAGTGACATGGCGAAAAACCTGATTCTCTGGTTAGTCATCGCGGTCGTGCTGATGTCTGTCTTCCAGAGCTTTGGGCCCAGCGAGTCGAATGGCCGTAGGGTTGATTATTCAACCTTCCTGTCGGAAGTGAACCAGGATCAGGTCCGCGAGGCACGTATTAACGGGCGTGAAATCAACGTTACCAAAAAAGACAGTAATCGATACACGACCTACATTCCCGTCAACGATCCCAAGTTGCTCGATAACCTGTTGACTAAAAATGTAAAAGTTGTCGGTGAACCGCCGGAAGAGCCGAGCCTGCTGGCTTCTATCTTCATCTCCTGGTTCCCGATGCTGCTGCTGATTGGCGTCTGGATCTTCTTTATGCGTCAAATGCAGGGCGGCGGCGGCAAAGGCGCGATGTCCTTTGGCAAAAGCAAAGCCCGCATGCTGACGGAAGATCAGATTAAAACCACTTTCGCCGACGTCGCAGGCTGTGACGAAGCGAAAGAGGAAGTCGGCGAGCTGGTGGAATACCTGCGCGAGCCGAGCCGCTTCCAGAAACTGGGCGGTAAAATTCCGAAAGGCGTTCTGATGGTGGGCCCGCCGGGTACGGGTAAGACGCTGCTGGCGAAAGCGATCGCCGGCGAAGCGAAAGTGCCGTTTTTCACCATTTCCGGCTCCGACTTCGTGGAAATGTTCGTCGGCGTGGGTGCGTCACGCGTACGCGATATGTTCGAGCAGGCGAAAAAAGCTGCTCCCTGCATCATCTTCATCGATGAGATCGACGCCGTTGGCCGTCAACGCGGCGCTGGCTTGGGCGGCGGTCACGATGAGCGTGAGCAGACCCTGAACCAGATGCTGGTCGAGATGGATGGTTTTGAAGGCAATGAAGGCATCATCGTTATCGCCGCGACCAACCGTCCCGACGTGCTTGACCCGGCGCTGCTGCGTCCAGGCCGTTTCGACCGTCAGGTCGTTGTTGGTCTGCCGGACGTGCGCGGCCGTGAGCAAATTCTGAAAGTCCATATGCGTCGCGTGCCGCTGGCTACCGACATTGACGCGGCAATTATCGCGCGCGGCACCCCTGGCTTCTCCGGCGCCGACCTGGCTAACCTGGTCAACGAAGCGGCGCTGTTTGCCGCACGTGGCAACAAGCGCGTTGTATCGATGGTAGAATTCGAGAAAGCGAAAGATAAAATTATGATGGGTGCGGAACGTCGCTCCATGGTAATGACGGAAGCGCAGAAAGAGTCTACCGCCTACCACGAAGCGGGCCATGCCATTATCGGTCGCCTGGTGCCGGAACACGATCCGGTGCACAAAGTAACGATTATCCCGCGCGGCCGCGCGTTGGGCGTGACCTTCTTCCTGCCGGAAGGCGATGCGATCAGCGCCAGCCGTCAGAAGCTGGAAAGCCAGATTTCTACGCTGTACGGCGGTCGTCTGGCGGAAGAGATCATCTACGGACCGGAGC includes:
- the rlmE gene encoding 23S rRNA (uridine(2552)-2'-O)-methyltransferase RlmE, with translation MTGKKRSASSSRWLQEHFSDKYVQQAQKKGLRSRAWFKLDEIQQGDKLFKPGMTVVDLGAAPGGWSQYVATQIGSKGRIIACDILPMDPIVGVDFLQGDFREESVVKALLERVGEEKVQVVMSDMAPNMSGTPAVDIPRSMYLVELALEMCRDILAPGGSFVVKVFQGDGFDEYLREIRSLFTKVKIRKPDASRSRSREVYIVATGRKL
- the ftsH gene encoding ATP-dependent zinc metalloprotease FtsH is translated as MAKNLILWLVIAVVLMSVFQSFGPSESNGRRVDYSTFLSEVNQDQVREARINGREINVTKKDSNRYTTYIPVNDPKLLDNLLTKNVKVVGEPPEEPSLLASIFISWFPMLLLIGVWIFFMRQMQGGGGKGAMSFGKSKARMLTEDQIKTTFADVAGCDEAKEEVGELVEYLREPSRFQKLGGKIPKGVLMVGPPGTGKTLLAKAIAGEAKVPFFTISGSDFVEMFVGVGASRVRDMFEQAKKAAPCIIFIDEIDAVGRQRGAGLGGGHDEREQTLNQMLVEMDGFEGNEGIIVIAATNRPDVLDPALLRPGRFDRQVVVGLPDVRGREQILKVHMRRVPLATDIDAAIIARGTPGFSGADLANLVNEAALFAARGNKRVVSMVEFEKAKDKIMMGAERRSMVMTEAQKESTAYHEAGHAIIGRLVPEHDPVHKVTIIPRGRALGVTFFLPEGDAISASRQKLESQISTLYGGRLAEEIIYGPEHVSTGASNDIKVATNLARNMVTQWGFSEKLGPLLYAEEEGEVFLGRSVAKAKHMSDETARLIDQEVKQLIDTNYQRARRILNENMDILHAMKDALMKYETIDAPQIDDLMARREVRPPAGWEDPGTGSGSSDNNGSPKAPRPVDEPRTPNPGNTMSEQFNK